AGATTCAGATGTCGTTGACGAAATGGAGCAAACCGTATACTCAACCGACCAGAGCTGAGGAGATCCACGCGTAGATGAACGAGGACGAAGTGGCCTCCGGCCAGACACCAGCGATCCAGTGGGTCTGGATCGCATTCGCGGTCATCGTCACCGCCCTCATCACGATGGGAATCCTTGCGCTGCTGGCGTGGACGTACGAGTGGGAAGGATTCTGGAAAGGCGCTGGTCAGCCCTTCGCCACCGTGGTTGCAGGTATGGCGGCACTTGCAGCTGGAGCACTTGCGTTCTATAACGGCGAACGCCAACGAGACGCCGAAGCGGTGCGGAACAAGAAGGACCTACAAACACGCCAGGACGAGAGCGACAGACAGCATTCAAGGGAGACCGATCGCGATCTCCGCAGCCGATTCACCACCGCTACTGGTCAGCTTGCCCACAGCAGTCCCACCATTCGCCGCTCGGGTGTCTTTGCCATGGCATCACTGGCCAACGACTGGCTTGCGCTCAAGAATCTAGGTGAAGGCCAGGCCTGTATCAACGTCCTTACTGGGTATCTCGCCGAACCGAACAGCACGTACAAAGAAGGAGACGAGGACCACCTCCCTCACCCTGGAGTGGACGGTCCCGTCCGAGAGACGATCATCCGGCTTCTGAGTGACCGGAGGGCAAGAGAGTGGATGGGACTGACCTATGACCTGGCGCATGCCGATCTTTCCGCTGTTCCGCTGGTCCGCCCAAATCTGGCCGATGCGGACCTGTCTCGCGCGTACTTGGTCGAGTCGAAAGCACCTGGTGGCAATCTAATGAACGCAAACCTCCAGGACGCACAGATGAGCGGAATCGATCTGTCTGGATCCAATCTCACCGACGCAAACCTCACCAGCGCAAACCTGTCCCGCGCAAAACTTGTTGGCGCAGATCTGACCCGGGCGCGGATGGGCGGAATCGCATACGTGCATTTCTTGAAGTCCCCTGATGGTTCAGCCCACCGCACAGTCAGCATCCTCAATCCGACAAACCTCGAAGGCGCTGACCTCACGGGAGCGATACTGACCGAGGCGGCTCTACGGGGCACGAGGCTCACGCGCGTACAGATGAAGGACGCCGATCTTGCCGGCAAAGATCTAACAAATACGAATTTGGAACACGCGTGGCTGCCAGGCGCCAATTTGACGGGCGCAGTGCTCGATTTCTCGAAACTGTCCGCTATCGACCTCAACGAGGCGAACTTATCTGGCGCGAAACTTGGTGCGGCCGAACTCATTCGCGCATCCTTGAAAGGGGCGAAACTCGTCGGCGCGGATTGCAGATACGCAAATTTAACCGGCGCGAACCTGAGTGGCGCCGACCTGACCGGAGCCGACTTCACCGGTGCGAACCTGACCGACGCAAATCTCACCGAAGTTACCTATTCAGAAACACGGTGGCCAGACGGATTTCAGCCATTCCGTTCGTAGTTTCTTTAGCGTGCAGCGCTCTTAAGACGGTGGCGTGTGAACGACGGTCCATAGAAACATGGGGCTCACTGGCCTAACTCGTTGCCCTCGACTACGCCTCGGACCGTTCCGCATCGTCCGGTGTCGACGGCAGGTGAAAACTGATCAAGGTACGGCACCTTGGGTTCTAGTCAACGTCGCAACACCGACGGATTCTGTGACTCTAGTAGAGCCGTGAACAACTCTGTCGGACAACGGTCTTGGAGGACGACCCTGGGACGGCTGTTGAGTTCGTTCTCAACGGCCAGCAGATGCTCCGGCGAGTGGATGGCGAGGTCTGTTCCCTTCGGGAAGTAGTCACGCAACAGTCCGTTGGCGTTCTCGTTCGAACCGCGCTGCCACGGGGAACGTGAATCGCAGAAGTAGACCGGTGCGCCCAGCGATCGCGCGATCGTAGTGTGACGGGCCATTTCGGAGCCCTGATCCCAGGTGATCGACCGCAGTAACGCCGCCGGCAGATCGCGCATCCGCGCGGTCAGCGCCGCATGGAGAGAATCGCCGTCGCGGAAGGGAAGATGCAGCAACCGAACCATCCGTGTCTGGCGCTCGACGAGCGTGCCGATCGCGGATTGGTTGTGGGCGCCGGTGATTAAGTCACCTTCCCAGTGCCCAGCTTGCGAACGGTCCTCGGGAGGGAATGGCCGTTGATGAATGGTGAGCATCGGCTGCTCGAATCGCGGGCGGCGTAGCTCTCCGCGCCGCTGAGCACGCCGGTGATCACGGCCGGTGCGCAGCGGTGACCGCCGCTGCGGGGCCAGCGGAGAGGGCCGCAGTAAAAGCGATCCGGGCTGGTAGATGGCCCGATAGATGCTCTCGTGGCACAACCACATCCGCGGCTCGTCCGGGAATCGCGCCCGCAGATGCCGGCTGATCTGCTGCGGACTCCACCGCTGCGACAACAGTTCCGCCACGACCCGCTGTAATTCTGGTGTGATCTCCAGACGTCGCCGATGCCGCCGGGCTCGTCGGGCCGTGGCACGTCGGTGGGCCTCGAACGGCCGATAATCGTTGCCCGTGACTGCGTTCCGGCGAAGTTCGCGCGAGATCGTCGAGGGCGACCGCCCCAACCGGCCTGCGATCGCTCGGATACTCAGTCCCGCACGGCGTAGATCGGCGATCTCGATGCGTTCGTCTTGGGACAGAAACCGGGCACTGATCTCACGTACCGCCAGCCGCTCCAAAGCAGGTACGAACCCCACGGCCGCACCGTTGCGGTAGGTCTTGTAGCCGCGCGACCAGTTGTTTCCGGTGGTTCGGGATACACCGACCTCACGGGCAGCCGCGAGAATGCTCCACCCGCGGCCGCGGAGCTCCATGAACCGCTGACGCTTGGCCGACTGCGGACGACGCCCCGGCCCCTTCTTCACACGACGAGATGACGACAACACAAACTCCAGATTCTAGGGAGAAGTGTTGCGACGACCGATAGAAACCGCCCTCGGCGTGTACGGCTCACCGGCGCAACACGTCCACCTCCCGCGTGGGTGAGCTCTTTCCCTGCGGCGACGAATACCGTCCATACCTAGACAGGCTTGGATTTTGGTCACCCACTTGAAGAAATCTCGTCAAAACCTGCATCTGCTTCTCACCGAGTCTTACCGTGAATATGCAGGGATTCGCTATGAGGGGCGTGAATCTCGGCGCGGATAGCGGGTCGCTGCGCTGTGTGCTCAGCGCGGATGCAAACGAAACCCCCAACCTCATCGCAAGGTTGGGGGATTCGTGACCTTGAAATGAAAACCTTGAGATGAAACCACGAGGCGGCCAGATCGCAACGCCTCCAGCCCGACTGCTGCCTACACCAGACGAAGGTGAGATCCCATGCTAGCCAGCTGCTTAACCAACATGTCTCGACGCTCCGAGAGTCGCCGGATTGCATCGTCGTCCTCGGCGAGCCGGGCACGGTTCAGCAGGAACTGACACGTGTCCAATTGATCTCTGACAGTAGTCACTGCCGTCACCTTCGATCACTGTATGTAGGCACGTTCTGAACCTGCCAGTGGTAAATGCGATACACATGGGCCGAAGTACCTACATAGGCACCTGTTTTCGGATCCGACATCGCAAAGCCCCAATCTCAGTGCCAAGCCAAGGGTTTCGTGACTACTGGTACGTAAATGGCGAGGCCGAGTTGCTGCCAGTACCTTCTATGCACCCCTTCAGCGGGAGTTGAGCACACAGCTCCACTGATGAGGGCGTCAGGCCTCGCCGGTTGCGACCCCCCGCTCCAGCGGGACCTGTCCCTACTCGAGGTTTGGATCTCGCATTACCGGACACGCCCTGGCCGCCGCTAACCTCACGTGCATAGGGCTTGCCGCACAAGGTCCGCTTGGAAGTCTCGCAGACGACGCCGCGAGGACGCGGTAGCCGCGGCAACCCGCTGGTCCACCCTCGCCAGTCGCGACAACGCCGAGTACCTCGCCGCCCGCATCTCTTAGCCACCAGCGTCAAACATCGACGGTCACGTCTTCGGGTTTGGGTGTGGTGGATCTCGCAGTCGGAATGCTGCTCACCCCAACCGATCGCAATACTGCTGAGGTCGGCGCTGGTGTCAGTGACGATGGTGCCGCTGGTCGACGTGCTGACCGAGGTGGCCTAGCGGGAGTCGTCGCTTCCACACCCGACCACGATCACAGCACTGGTGAGTGCAGCGACCTTGGCGGCTATCGCCGAGCATGTCAAGTCGTTCGTGGACGAACTGAACTAGGCTCACCCGAGTCAAGGTGAATTCTGGTCTTCGCTACAGGGACCGGAATCCACCACCCCCTGTGGTGATCGGAGATGTGGTGGGGCAGGTTCTCTCGCGCGAAGAGCTGGCAACGGAACTCGACTCTGCCTACTCGAAACTCGAAGCGCTACTCGACCGTGCGGCCGAAGCCGATCTGTTCGACGAGGTCGCAGTTGATGCTTGGACTGTTCACGACGTCGTCGCTGTACGCGTCTGGTGGGCCGAGGCGGTGGCTGAGTGGATCGCGGCCGGACTGCGCGACGAGAATCCGCAGACACCGGAACCCGGCTTTAACTGGACGCAAACTCCCGCACTGAATCAGTCGGTTGTCGACGCAAGTGCAGACGTTCCGATTCTGGTGCTTCGCGATCGCTTGGGAGTTGCTGTCGCATTGTTGCGCAAGTACATCGAGACCCTCGACGACGATCAACTTCTGGCGGTCGGGGACTTCTCGTGGAGCAGGACCTGGCCGGTGTCGAGGTGGATTGCCGTCAACACGATCACCCAATTCGCATCCTTGTCGAAAATGATTCGGCGACTACTGAAATCGGCGAATCAGCTCTGAGTTCGGTGTATCCGCCAGACCGTCGGTCAGTGAGATTTCACCAGCGATCGTGAACCCGAACCGTTCATACAGCGGGAGATTCCGTTCCGTCGAGGTATCGAGCAAGCACGCCTCCCCGGAGCGATCCAGTTCGCCCAATGCGTGTCGCAGTAGCGCAGAACCCAATCATGTCCCGCGCGAGCGCGGCGTCGTACCGATCGTTGCCACCGACCACGCGTGCGCAGGGATGGAAACCGCAGACAGTTGTTCGTCTGCCTGGAGAATCCGCTCTAACCGATCTCCGCGCAGTTCCACGATCTTCTCGACAGCCTTTTCATCAGGCTCCGGTACGTTCGGCGGCAGGACCGCGACGACGCCGTTGCCGGAATCATCGATGTAGCAACGCCCGAAAGGTAGTGCCAGGTGCTCGAGGTAGATTCGTTGCACCGCTGCGACGCGTTGGACGTGAGAGTCTTCGGCCACGCACCAGTCCAGAATAGTCGGCGAACGCCACGCGGAGAATCTCGGCTGGTCGGGTCAGATGTGGTTGCTTGCAGGGTCGGAATCCTTCAACGAGCTTGTCGGTAAGTGCCCTGGGCACCCAAGTCTTTTCAGCTGTGCAGTAGTCGCACGGGCAGCGGTCACGTACTTGTGAGAGTTCCAGAACAGCCACTCCAAGACTCACAATAATTGTAGTGAACATTCCGACTTACATGAGTGTTACGGCAAGTGACCGGGATTGCAGCCCATAGCGTGTCGTAGTAGGCCGGAAGGAATGACTCGTGAACATTCTGTCTCCCTCAGGTCGGGATGACTCTTGTCTGGTGTGTCACGCCCTCCGGTCTCCGCTCGCGGTGTGACTCGAGAGAGGCGTGACCCCAAGCTGCTGTGAGAGGTACTTGAAGTCGGATTGTCCGCCACGGATCCCCACTTCGCGATCGAATCGCGGTTCCACCCGGCGATCGCCCCCTGTTGATGTCGGTACTGCACGGAAGCCGCGAGATCTGCCCACGAATCGCCCGTCCTTGTAGTTCGGCTTCCGCCAACGACAACCCGCCTCCAGGTCAAGACGTGGCATATCACCAGGTGATTCAGCAGACACACGATGTACGGACCCACCCCAACACGCAATACTCGAATCCTCCTCACCTCCGCTTTGTCACATTCAATCCGTCTATCTCGTCTTCCCAATAGGTTCCGATTTCCATGCGAAAGGACTAAAACCCGATGTCGACCCCATTCGAAACACCGATCATGGCGGAGGAGCGGCTGGCAGGCGAGTTCAGTGCAGCCCGCCCACGCCTGATCCGAATCGCCTACGCGGTGGTCGGCACCCACGCCGAAGCAGAAGACGTTGTCTCCGACTGCTGGCTACGGCTAGTCAGAGCAAACGCTCAAACCCGAATCGAGGACGTTGGTGCATGGACCACCGTAGCGGTCGCTCGCCACGCGCTCGACTCTCTCCGATCCGCGCGAGTTCGCCGCGAAATGTACGTAGGTCCATGGCTTCCGGAGCCAACCGTGCACACCACCTCACAGGCACCGCAGGACCCCGCCGATCGTGTGACATTAGATGAATCCGTTAGTTTTGCATTGCTCGTTGTCATGGAAACCTTGAGTCCCGCTCAACGCACCGCGTGGGTACTTCACGATCTCTTTTCGATGCCATTTCAAGATGTCGCAACCGTTGTCGGTCGCACTCCAGCGGCCGTGCGGCAGCTCGCCGCTCGCGCCCGCAAACAGGTCGCCGCCGGCATTCCGCACATCGATATCGATGTCAGCTCACATCGAGCAGTGGTCGAGGCATTCCAAGCAGCAGCGATCAGCGGAAACGTCGACGCACTTCTGACGATTCTCGATCCCCAGGTTGTACTGACCAGCGACGGAGGGGGCGTGGTCTCGGCGGCGCGGCGCCCGGTGTCGGGGGCAGACAAAGTATCCAGATTCATTGTCGGCCTTCGCAACAAGGTCACACAACTCGACATCAGGATCATGGATATCAACGGACTACCCGGTTTGGTGATGCTTCACGCCGGCAACGTCACCGCAGTCGTCTCGCTATCCGTCAGCGCCTCGACAATTTCCCGTATCGACATTCTCGTTGCGCCGACCAAGCTGGCGAATGTTCATGTTGACGCGTGACGCGGCAGAGGTGAAGCCTCCCCGCCCAGTTCACAACACCTTTTACCGTGGGGGCCTGTCGATGTGGGCATGGGTGGCCCAGCGTGTCAGCGGGATGGTGATCTACGTCTTCCTGCTCGTTCACGTAGCAGACAACCTCACGTTGCGAGTATCACCTGCCGCGTACGACGAAGTGATTCACACCTACAAGACACTCATCATGGGAATCGGAGAGATAGGCCTCGTCGCAGCCATCCTCGGTCATGGATTCAACGGCATCCGGATTGTGATTTTGGACTTCTGGTCCAAGGGGATCGAGAAATCCAAGCTCATGCTGTGGATCGTCGTCGTGCTCTGGGTGCTGGCAATGATCCCCTTCGTCATCCGTCACCTGAGTCACTACATCTGAAAGGAGAGGGTATGTCCATCCCGACCACCACACGCGACCTACGGACCAAAGCGAACGTCGGAGGCAACTTCGAGAAACTCGCCTGGATCTTCATGCGACTGTCCGGTGTCGTACTCCTCGTCCTGGTAACCGTGCATGTGTACGTCAATCTGGTCGCCGGTGAAGGCGTCCACAAAGTCGACTTCGCATTCGTCGCTGGAAAGTGGGCAAATCCATTCTGGCAATTGTGGGACTTTGCCATCCTCTGGCTCGCTGTACTGCACGGCACCAATGGTGTTCGCGTCATCATCGCCGACTACTCGACTCGCGCCCCCGTTCGATTCTGGATGACCATGCTCATCTGTAGTGCGGCAGTCATGATGCTCATCGCCGGCACCTTCACGATCTTCACATTCGACCCATGCCCTGCCGGGATCTTGTCCGGGAATCTGCCCGACTTCTGCCCCACCCCCTGAATTGACACTCGAAAGGTATACGTACAGATGAGCGTCGGAACATTCTTCGAGATCGTCTTGGTGTTCGCCGCGCTGTTCGTGGTGTGGTTCACCGTGTTCGTCGTGAGAGCACTGTTGAAGGACAAACGATGAACAAGAAACTAGTCTCCCTGATGGCAGCCACTCTCGCCCTTCTCGGCGTGTTTGCCCTACTCGCACCAGCTACCGCACAAATACTCACAGGTACACCGGTGGGTGTCTCGCTGGGGGTCTCCCTTGTCGTCATCGGAACTGTCGCCGCGGAACTTGTCAAGGCGTCTGAGTCCAATAGGTGTTAAGCCGCTGCGGTTTCGGAGTCCTTTGCGTCCTCGGATTCGGCGGCTGGTCGGTTGATCCAGACGTTGTCGGGTAGGTCGAGGATCTTCGGCGCGGCTGTGGTGCCGAAACGGTAAGGGTGTTGCTCGCGGGCCGCGGCGAGGACACTTCTTCGGTCAGCGGCCTTGCCGGCCGCGAGTCCGAAGTGAACGTCTGCGGGAGTATGCAGGCCGATCCCGGTGTGCCGATGCTCATGGTTGTACCAGTTGGTGAAGCTTTCCATGAATTCCCTTGCTGCAAAAAGTGATCCGAACCGATCAGGAAACTCCGGCCCGTACTTCAGCGTCTTGAACAACGACTCCGAGAATGGATTATCATTCGATACTCGCGGACGTGAGTGTGAACGTGTCACTTCCAGATCTGCGAGGAGCGTCGCGACGGTCTTGCTGGTCATCGATGTTCCGCGGTCGGCGTGGACCACGTTCGGAATGCCATGCACCGCGAAGATCTGTTCCATCAATTCCCGTGCCAGCAAACCGGATTCGTGCGTGTGAACATGGACGCCGACAATGTAGCGCGAGTAGATGTCGATCATCACGTACGCATCGAAGTACTGACCTTTCACCGGACCGGCGAGCTTGGTGATGTCCCACGAATACACCTGCCTGGCCGCAGTCGCGACCAGTTCCGGACACGCCTTCGCCGGGTGCCGCGCGAGCCGTCTACGCTCGGAGACCTGCGCATTCTCACGCAGGATTCGGTACATCGTGGACACCGAACACAGATACGTCCCTTCGTCGAGGAGTTGAGCGAATATCTCCAGCGGAGCCTGGTCGACGAATCGATCGCAATTGAGGACGTCAAGGACGCGACGTCGTTCGAGGTCACTGAGTTTGTTCACCGGTGCCGGGCGGGCCACAGCCGGCGGTGTGGGCAATCGTGCTGCGGTGCGGCGTCTGGTTGCTGTCGAGCGGACGAGACCAGTCAGCGTGCTCGCCGCCCGGGTACCGACACCGGCAGCGGTGAGTTCGGACCAGGCAGCGGTCATCGTTTGTTGTTCGTCTCGCCCGAATCCGCTCCCTCGGAGAGACTTTCCAAGAGAGCGTGTGCTTTTCCCATGATG
This genomic window from Rhodococcus sp. KBS0724 contains:
- a CDS encoding succinate dehydrogenase, whose translation is MSIPTTTRDLRTKANVGGNFEKLAWIFMRLSGVVLLVLVTVHVYVNLVAGEGVHKVDFAFVAGKWANPFWQLWDFAILWLAVLHGTNGVRVIIADYSTRAPVRFWMTMLICSAAVMMLIAGTFTIFTFDPCPAGILSGNLPDFCPTP
- a CDS encoding IS3 family transposase (programmed frameshift); this translates as MDPAHPRADGPRRRRTFTTADKIAHLTAYEQACEHGGGGAYLRREGLYSSLISEWRKQRDAGVLQGKKLGEKVGKLTSEQAEIARLTRELARANKRLTTTEAALDIMGKAHALLESLSEGADSGETQQTMTAAWSELTAAGVGTRAASTLTGLVRSTATRRRTAARLPTPPAVARPAPVNKLSDLERRRVLDVLNCDRFVDQAPLEIFAQLLDEGTYLCSVSTMYRILRENAQVSERRRLARHPAKACPELVATAARQVYSWDITKLAGPVKGQYFDAYVMIDIYSRYIVGVHVHTHESGLLARELMEQIFAVHGIPNVVHADRGTSMTSKTVATLLADLEVTRSHSRPRVSNDNPFSESLFKTLKYGPEFPDRFGSLFAAREFMESFTNWYNHEHRHTGIGLHTPADVHFGLAAGKAADRRSVLAAAREQHPYRFGTTAAPKILDLPDNVWINRPAAESEDAKDSETAAA
- a CDS encoding ClbS/DfsB family four-helix bundle protein; this translates as MVIGDVVGQVLSREELATELDSAYSKLEALLDRAAEADLFDEVAVDAWTVHDVVAVRVWWAEAVAEWIAAGLRDENPQTPEPGFNWTQTPALNQSVVDASADVPILVLRDRLGVAVALLRKYIETLDDDQLLAVGDFSWSRTWPVSRWIAVNTITQFASLSKMIRRLLKSANQL
- the sigJ gene encoding RNA polymerase sigma factor SigJ — its product is MSTPFETPIMAEERLAGEFSAARPRLIRIAYAVVGTHAEAEDVVSDCWLRLVRANAQTRIEDVGAWTTVAVARHALDSLRSARVRREMYVGPWLPEPTVHTTSQAPQDPADRVTLDESVSFALLVVMETLSPAQRTAWVLHDLFSMPFQDVATVVGRTPAAVRQLAARARKQVAAGIPHIDIDVSSHRAVVEAFQAAAISGNVDALLTILDPQVVLTSDGGGVVSAARRPVSGADKVSRFIVGLRNKVTQLDIRIMDINGLPGLVMLHAGNVTAVVSLSVSASTISRIDILVAPTKLANVHVDA
- a CDS encoding pentapeptide repeat-containing protein; this translates as MNEDEVASGQTPAIQWVWIAFAVIVTALITMGILALLAWTYEWEGFWKGAGQPFATVVAGMAALAAGALAFYNGERQRDAEAVRNKKDLQTRQDESDRQHSRETDRDLRSRFTTATGQLAHSSPTIRRSGVFAMASLANDWLALKNLGEGQACINVLTGYLAEPNSTYKEGDEDHLPHPGVDGPVRETIIRLLSDRRAREWMGLTYDLAHADLSAVPLVRPNLADADLSRAYLVESKAPGGNLMNANLQDAQMSGIDLSGSNLTDANLTSANLSRAKLVGADLTRARMGGIAYVHFLKSPDGSAHRTVSILNPTNLEGADLTGAILTEAALRGTRLTRVQMKDADLAGKDLTNTNLEHAWLPGANLTGAVLDFSKLSAIDLNEANLSGAKLGAAELIRASLKGAKLVGADCRYANLTGANLSGADLTGADFTGANLTDANLTEVTYSETRWPDGFQPFRS
- a CDS encoding IS30 family transposase, which translates into the protein MELRGRGWSILAAAREVGVSRTTGNNWSRGYKTYRNGAAVGFVPALERLAVREISARFLSQDERIEIADLRRAGLSIRAIAGRLGRSPSTISRELRRNAVTGNDYRPFEAHRRATARRARRHRRRLEITPELQRVVAELLSQRWSPQQISRHLRARFPDEPRMWLCHESIYRAIYQPGSLLLRPSPLAPQRRSPLRTGRDHRRAQRRGELRRPRFEQPMLTIHQRPFPPEDRSQAGHWEGDLITGAHNQSAIGTLVERQTRMVRLLHLPFRDGDSLHAALTARMRDLPAALLRSITWDQGSEMARHTTIARSLGAPVYFCDSRSPWQRGSNENANGLLRDYFPKGTDLAIHSPEHLLAVENELNSRPRVVLQDRCPTELFTALLESQNPSVLRR
- the sdhC gene encoding succinate dehydrogenase, cytochrome b556 subunit gives rise to the protein MLTRDAAEVKPPRPVHNTFYRGGLSMWAWVAQRVSGMVIYVFLLVHVADNLTLRVSPAAYDEVIHTYKTLIMGIGEIGLVAAILGHGFNGIRIVILDFWSKGIEKSKLMLWIVVVLWVLAMIPFVIRHLSHYI